In Nitrososphaerales archaeon, one DNA window encodes the following:
- the pcn gene encoding proliferating cell nuclear antigen (pcna): MVFTAKTPTPVEWKAIMAAISTLVEEASFEASPNGITFRAMDPSHVALIDLTWPNSAFEKYNCDKEFKFTVRVDDFVKLIKRADSKDSVEISAMDGEALILRLSNGYKREFKIHLIESTYGPTPLPKLSFNVRIVVVGEVFEKILNDISTVSDHVTLETSEKGIVFSGKSERGTAHITLDKGSKDILELEVKEESKATYSLDYLLSITKAMGSISDTLQCEYSSKMPLRLEFKLGEYGGKVHFYLAPRVE, from the coding sequence ATGGTCTTTACCGCTAAAACGCCCACGCCTGTTGAATGGAAAGCTATTATGGCAGCAATCTCGACACTCGTTGAAGAAGCGAGCTTCGAAGCCTCACCAAACGGTATTACATTTAGAGCGATGGATCCTTCACATGTAGCACTTATCGATTTAACCTGGCCGAATTCAGCCTTCGAGAAGTACAATTGTGATAAGGAATTCAAATTTACTGTAAGAGTAGATGATTTTGTGAAGTTGATCAAAAGGGCAGATTCAAAGGATAGTGTGGAGATCAGTGCAATGGATGGTGAAGCCTTAATCTTAAGATTATCGAATGGTTATAAAAGGGAGTTTAAGATCCATCTGATCGAGAGTACCTATGGCCCTACACCTTTACCGAAACTCTCATTCAACGTAAGGATCGTGGTCGTTGGGGAGGTCTTCGAAAAGATTCTTAACGATATTTCAACAGTTTCAGACCATGTAACACTTGAAACCTCGGAGAAAGGAATCGTATTCTCTGGTAAGAGCGAAAGAGGTACCGCCCATATAACGTTAGATAAGGGCAGTAAAGATATTCTAGAGTTGGAGGTAAAGGAGGAGAGTAAAGCGACATATAGCTTGGATTATCTATTGAGCATCACGAAGGCTATGGGTTCGATCTCCGATACGTTACAATGTGAATATTCATCGAAGATGCCTTTGAGATTAGAGTTCAAGTTGGGTGAGTATGGAGGTAAAGTACACTTTTACTTAGCACCACGTGTAGAGTAG